The Alicyclobacillus macrosporangiidus CPP55 genome segment GCGCCCCCTTTCCACAGTTCGGCGCCCGTCCTTCCGTCCGCGGGGGCACTCAGACCAGGCTGACGATGCGCTGCGCCGCGTCCGCGAGCGAGTCGGCCGCGATGATGTTCAGGCCGGACTCATTGAGGATCTTCTTGCCCAGGTCGACGTTCGTACCCTCCAAGCGCACGACCAGCGGTTTATCCAAGCCCACCTGACGGGCTGCCGCTACCACGCCGCTCGCAATCACGTCGCACTTCATGATGCCGCCGAAGATGTTGACCAAAATCCCTTTCACCTTGGGATCAGAGAGGATGATCTTGAACGCCTCGGTCACCTTCTCCTCAGTGGCACCTCCGCCGACGTCGAGGAAGTTGGCCGGTTCCCCTCCGTAGTACTTGATGGTGTCCATCGTCGCCATCGCGAGGCCGGCGCCGTTGACCATACAACCGATGTTGCCATCGAGGGCGATGTAGTTCAGGCCGTACTTGGACGCCTCGATCTCCTTCGGATCCTCTTCGTCCAGATCGCGCAGCTCAAGGATCTCGGGATGGCGATACAGAGCATTGTCATCAAAATTGAGCTTGGCGTCGAGCGCCATGACATCTCCCTCGGCGGTGACGACCAGCGGATTGATCTCGGCGACGGAGCAGTCTTTGTCGACAAAACAGTGGTAGAGGGCCGTCATGAACTGCGCGGCCTTTTTCACCAGTTCATTTGGAATCCCGATGCTGTAGGCGAGCTGGCGAGCCTGGTACGGAAGCAGGCCGACGGCCGGATCAATTGTGGCGCGGAAGATCTTCTCCGGCGTCTTGGCGGCCACTTCCTCGATCTCCATACCGCCCTCGCCGGAAGCCATCATCACGACGCGGCCGGTGTTCCGGTCCACGACCAGGCCTATGTAATACTCCTTCTGGATGTTGGTCAACTGCTCAATCAACAACCGCTTGACCACCTTGCCCTCTGGACCGGTCTGATGGGTGACGAGTGTCTTGCCGAGCAATTCGCGGGCATGCTGTTCCACTTCCTGCAGCGACTTGCCGATCTTGACACCGCCCGCCTTGCCGCGGCCCCCGGCATGGATCTGAGCCTTCACAACCCCCTTGCCACCCAGCTCCTTTGCGGCCTCCACGGCCTCTTCCACGGTAAACGCCACCTTACCCTGCGGCACGGCGACCCCATAGCTGGCGAGCACCGCCTTCGCCTGGTACTCATGGATGTTCATGGCGAGTCCTCCTTACGTCCAGGTGGTTGCATTGCGTCACCGCGTTCCCGCGGAGCACGACAACACAAAAAAGACAACACCGGGTCGTCTTCGCCGCCAATGTGGGTTCGGCCGGCGAAACGCGATCTCGATGTCCAATCCTTTTCTAAGATAAAATACAGGCGTTCGATTTACAACTCGGAAATGCGTGCATCCCCGGTCTCACACCGGGGATGCGGGGAAATCCGGGGTGGGTTGGGTCAGTGTCCGCGCGCCCACAGGGTGACCGCGCCGGCGACGAAGGAGAACGTCATGCACAACACGTACACAGACAACAAGCGCATGGCCCAGCGATCCCGCCAGACATGCATCACCAGCGCCAAGACGCTCCCGACAAGCGCTAGCACCCAGGTCCAGATGACGCACTGAGCCTGCCAAGGAAACGGGATACAGCTGGCCACCGCCACCCCCGCCGAAGCGACCGCCAACGCCAGCGCACACGCGACCACCACCCACTGTGGCCAGCTGCGCATTCCACGCAAATGATGCAGGCGCTTTCGCGTCTTCCATGCCCGCATACTGATGACCCTGGCCGGTTGCGGCACCCGGCCGGGAAACTTGGTGTTTTGCGGTCTCCCGTTGTGTCCCTGCACGACTCACAACCCCTCAGCCGTTTGTCTACGATGGTACCGTGGAGGCCCGGAGTTCGCAAGATCTACTCATTCTATTCAGAATACCATGGACGTGCCTGTGCACGCGGGTATATAACAACCTATGCGGAAAGCCTCATCGACTGAACGGACAAGGAGAGATGCCCGATGTTGGGATCCGCCGTCGGAGCAGTCTTGGACGGGATCGGCGCGTCGGTGGTCACGGTGGAGGCCGACGTCGGCCGCGGGTTGCCGCAATTCCACATCGTCGGGCTGCCGGATTCGGCGGTGAACGAGTCCAAGCTCCGCATCCGGTCCGCCATCCGCAACTCCGGGTTGGAGTTCCCGAACAACCGCATCACGGTCAACCTCTCGCCGGCCAGTGTGCGTAAACGCGGGGCAGGCCTGGACCTCGCCATCGCCGTCGCCATCCTGCGCGCCGCCGGCGTGCTGCCCGCATCAGAGCAGGCCATCGGGTTCGCGGCCGAACTGAGCCTGTCCGGGGCGTTGGCTCCCGTACCGGAAGCGGTGAACCTGGCCATCGGCCTCGCCGCCGCAGGCGTGCACAGCGTGGCCGTCGCAACCCCTCAGATCGGTTCGTGCGTGCCCATCCCGAGTCTGACCTGGCACACGTACGCCCATCTTCGCGATCTCATCCAAGACCTGCGGAACCACGGACACCTTCGCCAACCTTATTCCCCACCGCCCATCCTCACCGCGCAGGCGGACGTGGACTTGGCCGAAGTCATGGGCCTGGACGAAGTGAAACGAGCCCTCGCGCTGGCCGCCGCGGGCCATCACCACCTCGTGCTGGTCGGCCCGCCCGGTTGCGGCAAGACGATGCTCGCCGAGCGCCTGCACACGCTCCTGCCAGACCTGACGCCCGACGAAGCCTTGGAGGTGCACGCAATCCACCAGGCGGCCGGGAGCCCCCGTCCGCCGACCCTGAGGCCTCCGATGCGGATGCCGCATCACACCATCGGACAAGCGGGGCTGATCGGGGGTGGCACACCCCCTGCGCCCGGCGAGGTCACGCTGGCCCACCACGGCGTGCTCGTCCTGGACGAGGTGCTCGAATTTCGCCGCGCAGCCCTGGATGCGCTGCGCGAACCTTTGGTGCAGCGGGAAGTCCGGCTCACGCGCGGGGGTCGCTCCGTCACGTATCCCGCTTCGTTTCTCCTGGCGGGAACGCTCAATCCTTGCCCCTGCGGCCAGAGCGGGTTCGGGACGTGCAACTGCCCGGAAGCGGTGATTCTGCGCTACTGGAGCCATCTGTCGGGTCCGTTGCTGGACCGCATCGATATGGTCGTCCCCGTCCGACCCGCCCGCGACCGCGCGTACGATGAGGTCTCTCGGCGCGTGACCTCAGCGGAACTGCGTGCGGCCGTGGCCCGCGCCCGCATGGCGCTCGCGGACCGTACCCGCGGCGTACAAGGGGAACCGCACCCAAGGGATTTCGCAGCCGCTGCCCTGAGCCGGCTTCACCTCGCCGCCACCCGCCTTCCCCTGTCCCGACGTGGCGCCCTCGCCGTAGCGCGACTGGCCCGGACGCTCAGCGTAATGGAAGGCAAGGACAGTGTTCAACCCACGCATGTGGATGAGGCGATTGCTTTCCGCAGCCCAGGACTGCCGGTGCACCGCTGACGCCGTCATTCGTCCCAGACGGATTCGATGGCGCCGCGGATGTGTTCGAGCGCGACCACCCGCCGTCCGCTCACCGTCAACCCGATCACGTCCACGCGCACGAGGGCCGGTGCAGGACCCGTCCAGTCCGCCAAGAAGCGGCGGGTGAGCCGGGCTAACCGCAGCCGTTTGCCCTCCGTGACGGACTCCAATGCCGATCCGTACCGATCCGTCCCACGCGTCCGCACCTCAACAATCACCAGGACGCCACTGGGCGTCCGCGCAACCAGGTCCAATTCGCCCCAGCGGCACCGCCAATTCTTCCGCTCCACGCGCCAGCCGAGGGCCCGTTCCAGGTACTGGGCTGCGAACCGCTCGCCGAACCGCCCCAATGCCCGCCGGGTCACGCCTGAACCTCCCGTCGACGGGTCAGCGGGCCGCCCGATACACCGCGGCCAACACCTGTGCGACGACGACGTACAATTCCTCTGGGATCACTGCGTCCACCTCGACGGCCATCAACGCCTCGGTCAACGCGGCATCCGCGTGGACGGGCACGCCCGCCTCCCGCGCCCGGCGGACGATCGCCTCGGCCACTGCTCCACTGCCCTTGGCGACCACCCGCGGGGCGGCGGCGGCCGCCTGTTCATACTGAAGCGCCACCGCTCGCTTCCTCTCCATCGCGCTCCTCCTCCACGTCCAGGACACGCCAACTGTTCAGACGCCAACCAGACTCCGCCAACGCCTCGGCCAAAGGCTCCGCGGCGGCCGCCAATGCCGGCTGCATCCGCTCCGGCGCGCGGACCCGGACCGACAGCGACGGACGCGCACACACCAGTTCCACGTTGACCTGCGCTTGCGCCAGCCGCAGTCCCAGGCGAATCCGGTGCACCGTGATTCCACCGGGCCCGGAGCGGCTCTGGCGCCGCCCTTCCCATCGGACAGCCGTCATCGTCCCCTGGCCCGGTGTAGGCGAGGGAAGCCAAAAGAGGCCGGCCCCGTGGATACTTCCATCCGGGGATCGCACCGCCCCCATCATCCGTTGTAAATACACCCAGTTCCGGACGCGCTCCGGGGCCGCTGACACCTCTTCCCTCCGCCAGTGGGCGAAATCCGTGACGCCAGCGGTGACTTCGTGCCCAAATCCTGGCGCCGTTCCAGACCCCTGTCCAGGCGCCGTTCTTGCCCCTGTCACCATACCAGGCACCGACACCATACCCGGTTCAGGTGCCGTTGCAGCCCCTGGTATGGCATCAGACACCGTCACGATACCCGGTTGAGTCATACTAGCCCCAGGCAACGCACCCGGCGCCGGCACTGTACCCGGTTCAGGCACCGCGGCAGCCACTGGTACCCTACCCGGCACCGGCATCGTACCTGGAACCGGCACCGTTCCGGGACCTGTCCCGGGCCATCGCACCACCTCGCCTTCGGGTCCGGCGGAGGCAATCAGTTCGGCGAGCACCGCCCACAATCGTTCGATGCCGAATTGCGCGACCTCAACCTGGCTGGTCTGGTGCCCCTCGGACTGTCCCGCCGTGTGGCCGGCCAATGCCGTTTCGAACAACAGCCTTCGCCAGGCCCACTCGGTGTGAAGCCACGACGACCGCTCCATGAGAATGGCCGGAAGGGATTGCTCCAGCCGAGCCACCTGCGCCAAGCCGACCCCATCCGCTGCCGAGCTCGGCGCGGTCTGGTGGGTGCGCACAGCCTGGGAGCCCCGGGCGGCCCCGATCTCCCGCTGCCGGCTGCCCTCCGTCGCCGCGCCCGGTCCGCGCACGCTGGCCGCCTCACGCGCCGGCGGGACACCTGTGCCATGTCCGCTCGGCGGCAGCACCGGCCCGGTCACAGGAGCCCCAGCGTGCCTTGGCACGCTCTCCTGACCGGCGCGAAGGATCGCCGATGCAGCGGTGTTGGCCCGTACTCGGCCAACGCCCGAAGGTGCTCCGGCGTCCCATAGCCGGCGTGATGTTCAAACCCGTACTCCGGATATCGCGAGGCCCACCCTTTCATCCATCGGTCGCGCACCACCTTGGCGACGATGGAGGCGGCGGCGATGGACAGACAACGGGCGTCCCCATCGACCACAGGCAACGCGGGGCGCGCGGCGGACGGAAACACAGGGGGATGCGGCCCGTCGGTCAACACCAATCCGATCTCGACCTCGAGTCCATCCACTGCTCGTCCCATCGCCAAACGCGCCGCTTGCAGGATGTTCATCTCGTCGATCTCGCCGACGGTCGCGTAACCGACTGACACCGACACCGCCTCTTCCACAATCCGTTCGTACAGGATCTCGCGCTGCCGATATGTAAGTGACTTCGAGTCGTCGACGAAGGCCCATCGCTCCGGGGGTCCGTCCACCACGACCGCGGCTGCCACCACCGGTCCCGCAAGGGCGCCGCGGCCCGCCTCGTCGACCCCCGCGTACACCGACACCGCTTGCACGAGTGCCCGCTCCTGCGCCCACAGCTGCCTGGCTCGCTCCAGCGCCGCGGCCTGCTTGGCCTGCGCCCGCATGACCATCCTCCTCTCTTCGCTCTTTTACAACGTCCTCTCTCCAGTCTAACGGGCGCAAGACTGGCTGACCAGCAGGGCGAGAAGAAACATCTCGCCTGCGGGAAACGCTGTGCGCCTTCAGCCCTCCAAAGGAGCGGGCCCGTCCGATCGCCCGGCCGGCTCCGACGCTGCCGAGGCCGGAGCTGGCGCATCCCCCGCCGAATCCGGCGGCCACTCGAACGACAGCCGCCCCAGCTTTCCCGTCTGCACCTCCCGCAGCAGAAGGTCCGCCGCACGCTCCTCGTCCCATGCGCCACCGCCTCGCCGCAGTCCCCGCCGTTCGGCGATGGCCTGGAGCACTGGCTCCGCCGCCTGCCACAGCCCGCCCGCGTCTCCGCTATCCAATGGGCCCGTGTCCGCCACCGGTTGGACCCCGTACCGCTCCGTCAACGCGTGCGGATAGTGCCGGGATGCGAACACGACGAAGTACGCCGCCACCAGCAACCGGTCTACCACGTCGGACTTGATGGCTCCTGAGACAGCCAACGCCAAGGCTGCCCGCTGATCCGTCAGTTTCGGCCACAGGACGCCGGGCGTGTCGAGCAGTTCGATCCGGCCGAGCCGGATCCACTGCTGCGTCTGCGTGACCCCTGGACGATCCCCGATTTTCGCCGCGGACCTGCCCGCCAAGCGGTTGATGAGCGATGACTTTCCGACATTCGGAATGCCCACCACCATCGCCCGCAGCGGCCGCGGACGCAGTCCCCGCCGGGCTTCTTTCTCCCGCAAGGCATGCGCTGCCTCTTCCAGGGCGGGGAGGATGCCTTCGATCCCCCGGCCGCTGCGGGCGTCCACCAGGACCACGGACTGACCCTCCCGGCGAAAGTGATCCACCCAGGCCCGTGTGGCCGCGGGATCGGCCAGGTCTATGCGCGTCATCACCAGGACCTTCGGCCGGCTGCCGAGCATGTCGCGGAGCATGGGGTTACTGCTCGCGGACGGCAGGCGGGCGTCCACCAACTCCAGGGCCGCGTCCACCCGCCGCAGGGCCTCTTCCATTTGCCGCTTCGCCTTGGCCATGTGGCCAGGAAACCAATGGATCGGTTCCACCGTTTGCCCTCCTCGCTGACCAATAAAAAAAGGAGGACGGTTCCCCGTCCCCCTGTTTCCGTCCGTCACCGGATCTCTTTGATGCGCGCCGCCTTGCCGGACAGGCCCCGCAGATAGTACAGCTTCGCACGGCGAACCTTGCCGCGGCGTACCACTTCAATCTTCTCCACCTTCGGAGAGTGCAGCGGGAACGTACGTTCGACCCCCACGCCATAGGAGATCTTCCGCACGGTATAGGTCTCGCTGATGCCGCCGCCGCGCCGGCGGATCACGACGCCCTCGAAGACCTGAATCCGCTCGCGCTGTCCTTCACGAACCTTCACGTGCACCCGCACGGTGTCACCGGGGCGGAAATCCGGGATGTCGGTGCGCAGCTGGTCGCGGGTCACTTCACGCAGGATGTTCATCCGGAACGCCCTCCTTCCCACAGGTGTTCGTACCGTCTCACGTCACTGGCAGAGGAACACCGTAATCACGCCGAATCATTCTACCATATCGTCGGCAGACTCGGCAATCCTGTCCTTTCTTCACGACGCTCCATGCTATGGGCCACAGGTCAGCTGTTGGACCGGTGGATGTGTACCGTCGCGCTCATCCCCGGTATCAGTTGAACCCCGCCGTACCCCGACAGGTCTATCCGCACCGGGACCGTCTGCGTCACCTTGGTGTAGGTCCCGCTGGTCGTCCCTGACGCGGGCAGGAGCGAGAAAAGCGAGTTGGTCGCCCGCCCGATGGCGCTGACCGTGCCCTTGAACGTCTGATCGGGATAAGCGTCGATGTGGATATCGACCGCATCCCCGACACCGACGTTGCGCACGTCGGTTTCGTTGATGTTGGCCACCACGTACAGGTGATTCATATCGACCACGTACGCCAGCGGTTGACCAGGGGCCGCCATCTGACCCACTGTGGCACTTACCTGCGTCACCCTCCCGCTGGTCGGGCTGTCCACCTCAGCAGCCTTGTTCACCGCCGCGACGACATTCGGATCCTTGGCGGCCGCCCCCAGTTGGCTCAGTTCGATCCGCGGATCGATCTTGCCGAGGACCTGCCCCGCCTGCACCGAATCTCCGTCTTTCACATTCCAGCTCGTGAGGTTGCCCGCGAACTGCACATTCACGGGGTATTTCGGGCCCTCCACGAAGGCGTTGTTGGTGGTGACGTAGTTCTCCCGGTTGTAGTAGTAGGTGTACCCACCGTAGATCAGGCCCAGGATCACCAGCAACGCCACGACGTTCAATACGATGATGCGCCGCAGTCCCACGCGAACACCCCTCTTCTGAGCCACTGCAATGCTTTAGCCGACATAAATTTTATGATGTGTAGATTCGTTTGTCCAGCGCTTGTCCCAGGGCGCGGCGCACCATCAAAAAGGCCCCCATGCCGGGGGCCACCTTACATTTCTGCGAACTGCCGCGGCGATCGCCTTCAGGGCCGGTGTACGTCGTCCACACCGAGCCCGTCCTCCAATCCGCCGCGATCTTCCTCCGGAGCCCGTTGGGCCAACCGGTCCAAAGACACCTCGATCTCCAGATCGCGGATGAAACGAGGCAGCTCTGGCTGCTGTTTCATCTCACATCCCCCCTCGATTGATGAAATCAATCGCGGGTTCCACCGTGCTTTCGTATCCAGAATGGAACGCAGCGATGGTTTACATAATGATTATACCGTAAACCATCAATGAATGCAAATGTCTCCCTTTTTGCAGATGGATTTCTTGATTTAGTCGACGTTTTCCAACTGCTTGACCAGATCTTTCGGCAAGGTGATCTTGGCCGCCGGCTGGTCGATGTCGAAAAACACAGTGGTCGCGTCCACTTGTACCGTTCCGATCTGGCGGACGGTGCTCACTGATTCCGCGTCGACCCGGCGCAACAGGTGGTCGCGCTGTCCGACATAAAAGGTATACAGCACGTTGCCCATCTGACCGGATTGTACCGGCCAGACCAGCGCTGCGTCCCCCGCCGACACCCCGCCCGGCCACAGGTTTTGTCCGGACAGGGTCGCCTGATACACGTCACAGTATTCGTCGTTCACGTACACCCTCGGCAACTGGACGAGCGGGGCCTTTTGCTGCATTCCGCTTTGAATGGCCCGGACATATCCTTGGTACGCGTCCGTGTCCGTCAGGGCGGGTGCCGGTGACCAGTGTCCGTCCTGGCGGTAGTAGGCGGAGCCGCCCTGCTGGTAAAAATACAGGTCGGTCCCCTGGTTCAGCAGATCGATGGACACGCGATCCGGCCTGTTGATGGCGCCGTAGGCGGAGAAACTGCTGTGAAGCGCGCCTTGCTGAGATTGGACGTCGATCCTGATCATGTACTGATGCGCCCGTTGACCCGCTTCAGCCGCCGCCAGCACGGTGACCCACGCCGACTGAGGTTGGGGGATCCCCTGGCCGGCATCCGGCTTTTCTTTGGGTTGCGCCGCGGGGGTGCAACCGGCCAACAGAAACCCTGCCACCCAGGCCGCCCCCCACGCCAGCGCTCTCTGCCGCTCATGCCTGCATTCCCGGCTCACGGATCGTCTCCCCCTTTCTCCGGATACGTACCACCCAGCCCGCTGCCATGACGACCGCCAGGATCGCACTGGTGACCGGGACCACCGGAAGGTGATGGCGGCTCAGCACGAAGACATGACCGGAGCCGTACAGCGTCAGGACAAGCTGCGGTGCCTCCTGAGGAGCGAACTGGATGGTTCGGACGTTCACCACATTGGTCTGAAACACTCGCCAGTTTCGGACCAACTCACCGTTCCGGTAGGTGTAGGAACTGAAATAGCGCACCGGGCTGTTGCGCAACCAACTCGGGTCGTCGGTCAAGATCTCCGGCACGCTGTCTCCCGGAAAGCGGACCGCGGCTTCAAATCGCAAGGCGTCGTTGGGGGCCGTGTACAACGGCTTCCAGGCCCCGTCCACCATCCCCAGGATGGAAGCCGGCTGCCCATTGACGAACACCACATCGCGCCCGCTGTTATCGACGGGGCCGACGACCACATCATTCGGAAGCGGATGCTGCGGATCGCCGTGATACGTACTCACCACGCGGCCACTGTCGAGGGAGACGACCTGCAGGAGATTGACGCCTTGCACGAGGACCTCGTGCGCCCCCGGTGCGGAGAACGACCCTTGCCCCGCGATCACGCTGCCCTCCACCGGCACCCGGACCATCTTCCCCTGCCATGTGCCCCGCAGCACGCCATCCTCGATCGTGAAGCCGGGATCAGGCGTTACCCCGAGTGTGGCCAGCACCTGCCCCCAGTTGTGCGCTTCCTCGGCTTGTACGGCATTGCCGAGCCCCGTGATGGCGGCGCCGAGATCCGCCGGTGTCAAGGACATGCGGGTCAGATCGTGCGCCTCTGCCGAAGGAGACATGTACTGCAACACCCGTTCTCCGTCGATGATCCAGTCCGCACGGACGAACGGGAAAAACGGCGCGATGAACGGCGTGATGTCGAGCCGCGCCAAGTCCGCAGGGGACGCGGGAACCAGGTGCAATCCGCGCTGGGCGGGCGCCAGTTCCACGAATTGATACCGGTGGCCGAAGTCGCGCAACATCTCCCCGAGCGCCCCAGGGCTGCCCGTGGCTTGCAACGCCTCCCGCTGGATGTCCTGTTGCGTCTCGTGCACATTCGCCAGCGTGATCAACGATTGGCCGTGCCCGGTGTCCACCACCTCCAGCGGGAGGGCGGGAAGATCCGCGGGATCGAACCCGACCCGTGTGTGATACGTCACGCGGAAGTGGGTGAGGAACGTCCATTGGTCAAGCGGCAGCCACGCGTTGGCCAGCGCCAAGACGACGGCGCTCAAGGCGAGCGACAAGGGACGCACGCGGCCGAACCACCACGCCAGGATGAATAGACCCAGGGCCATGACCAGCCCGATGGCGGCCGCGATGACCAGCGGCTTCGCCGCGAGGCGGCTGAATCCCTGGCCGGCCAACAGGGCGAACAGGGTAAAGGTCACCCAGCGGCGCCGCGCTGCGGGCGGGATGGTGGTCCACCAGGCCAGCGCGATCGCCATGACGGCCACAACACCATACACGGAACCGTCCAATGCGAGCGGCCGGATGAGCCACACGTTGCACAGGTTCACGAACACCGCCCAAGCCACATACAGGAGGACGTACGCATTACGCCTCAGGCGCTCCATCGGGCACCTCCTCCCGCTCTTGCCACGCCGATGCCCAGATGAGCAGCAGCATGGCGTACGTGAAATAAGCGACCGCCATCGGCGCGAATTCAAACACATTCTCCATCCCGTTATGAATGAGCACGGCGATGAGTCCAGTCACTCCGCCGATGACGACATATCGGTCCCGGCCGCGGGCGAACCGAAGGGGACCCCGGAACAGATCCCGCATCAACTGCAGATGCATCGCCACAAACAGCGTCAATCCGACCAGGCCCGTCTCCGCCAGCGTCTTTGCGTAATAGTTGTCCGAGTAGATGCCGCTTTTGTACAGCGAACTGACTGCGCCGCCGAAGTTTCCGACGCCCACGCCGAACAGCGGGTTGGTGCTCATGCGGTCGTAGGCCGTGATCCACTTGAAGACGCGCCCGCTTTCCGAGGACTTGATCCAGTAAACAGGGGACAACAGATCCGCGATCCGGTGATGGATCGGCGGCAAAAACACCGCGACGACCGCGAGGACCACGAGGACCAGTAGCAACCGCCGTTCGAATCGAACGGCCATGATGACGACGGCCACCGCCAACGCCACCCACGCGCCACGGGTGGAGGTGAATAGCAGCGTGACCATGCACAGCGGTGTACCGGCGGCGTACAGCCACCGGCGCCGCCGATCGCGCTCGGCCAACGCCAGCCCGAACATCAAGGGAGTGGACAACGCCATATACGCCCCGAGTTCGTTCGGGCTCTGCAACACGCTGAACACCCTTGTGCGCACATGCTCACTCGCATCCACCCATCCGCCGGGGATCGGGACCGGCAGCAGGTATTGAAGGATCCCGTGTATACCCACGAGCATGGCCACCATGGCGCCCAGATGGAGCAACCTGGGCACATCCTGAGGGGCGATCAGGAACGGGAACAAAAAGGTGTACAGGATGTAGTACACGTCGATCCGGTATCCCTGGACCGCGATCACCGGTTGCACCAGTCCGGCGAACATGAGGCCCATCCCGAAGAGGATGAACCAACCGGCGTACCGCTGCCAGGGGAACCACTGCGGCCGGTGCCCAGCGATGAACCGTCCCAGCGCGATGATGGCGAGCACCACCAACACAACCTTGTCCCAGAGCAGCCCCAGGAGATGGACGACGGGTTGGCGCAAGGCGAAATCGACCACAGGGAACAGCATCCACAGATAGAGGCACCATCGGGCCCAGGCGGAGTTCGCCAGCCCGACAGACGTTCCGGACCTTGGCGGGATAGCCGCAGCGGCGGCACGATACGTCATACGTTCCACTCCCAGACGCCCGCGGCCCACAGAGGGCCTGTCAGGCGTGTTTGCTCAGTCATGGGTCAGTGCTTGGACAATTGAAACACAGGCCGGATCTCGCCGACCCAGGTCCCGGCATGATTGCGCAGCTGCGGCCGGCGAAAGCCGCTCAGCTTCGACAGGACCTCTTCGGAGACGAGCCCCGCCTGTGCCAGGGTCTCCACCACGGCCGGATACGCGGCGCGGGCGTTCCCGTCGTCCACCTTCACGCACAGTCCGATGCCTGTCCCCATCACGCCTGCGCAGTACACCCCTTCCGCCCCGGCCTTGCCGAGCAGGGTTCCCTGACCGGCGGACATCAGATCGGTACAAAACCGCTCCGTCCCCGCCACCAGGTGCGGATGGGACACCATCGCCCTGGCGATCCGCCGCATCGCCGCCGCGCGGCGGGTCCCGAGAACCGGTGCGGACGGTGCACTGAAGTGTGCATACGCGCGGGCGAGGCGATCCACGGGCAGTCCGAAGACGGGAACCCCGCATCCGTCCGTGCCGAGGACGATGTCCTCTTGCGGGACGCCGGTGACCTCCGCGACCGCTTGCAGAATGAGGCGTTGCACCGGATGATCCGGTTCCAGGTATGTATCGAGATCGGCTCCGAGAAATTTGGCGAGTGCCAGCATACCGGCGTGTTTGCCGGAACAGTTGTTGTGGATCGCCTCCGGCGACGCGCCGCTGCGCAGCAGCCGCTCGTACGACGGCGCGTGATACGGGGGATGCGCGCCGCACCGGAGATAACTGGCATCGATGCCAATCCGCTGCAAAAACGCCTGCACGCGTCCCGTATGCGCCTCCTCTCCGCTGTGGGAAGCGCACGCGAGCGCAATCTCCTCATCGCTCATCCCAAACGCGTCCGCCGCGCCGCTCTCGACCAACGGCAGCGCCTGCAACGGTTTCGCCGAAGAGCGGGCGTATGTCACCCGGTGCGGATCCCCGGCGGACCAAAGTACGCGTCCCGCGGTGTCCACCACCGCGATGTCCCCCAGGTGACGGCTCTCCACAAGCGGACCGCGGACGACTTCGACCAACAGTTCACTCATTCAGATCCCTTCGTTCTCTGCACAAGTTTGCGCTGCCGGCGCAGCTCGTACCGCGCAGGTGCGGTCTCGTAGTGGTGACGCTCCTCCTCGGTTTCTGGATACACGGGGGGCACCTCGGCCGGCCGCCCGTCAGGCCCGAGCGCGACAAAGGTCAGATAGGCCCGGGCGGTGGTTTTCACCTCGCCTGTCATAAGGTTTTCGGACTCCACCCGGACGAACACTTCCATGGAGGTTTTGTGCGTCCAGGTGACGAACGCCTCGAGGCGCACAGCTTCCCCCACGCGGATCGGTTCCAGAAAGTCGAGACTGTCGCTGGACGCGGTGACCACCGGCTTGCGCGCATGGCGCATGCAGGCGATGCTGGCGATCTTGTCGATGTACCGCATCACGTTACC includes the following:
- a CDS encoding YifB family Mg chelatase-like AAA ATPase; translated protein: MLGSAVGAVLDGIGASVVTVEADVGRGLPQFHIVGLPDSAVNESKLRIRSAIRNSGLEFPNNRITVNLSPASVRKRGAGLDLAIAVAILRAAGVLPASEQAIGFAAELSLSGALAPVPEAVNLAIGLAAAGVHSVAVATPQIGSCVPIPSLTWHTYAHLRDLIQDLRNHGHLRQPYSPPPILTAQADVDLAEVMGLDEVKRALALAAAGHHHLVLVGPPGCGKTMLAERLHTLLPDLTPDEALEVHAIHQAAGSPRPPTLRPPMRMPHHTIGQAGLIGGGTPPAPGEVTLAHHGVLVLDEVLEFRRAALDALREPLVQREVRLTRGGRSVTYPASFLLAGTLNPCPCGQSGFGTCNCPEAVILRYWSHLSGPLLDRIDMVVPVRPARDRAYDEVSRRVTSAELRAAVARARMALADRTRGVQGEPHPRDFAAAALSRLHLAATRLPLSRRGALAVARLARTLSVMEGKDSVQPTHVDEAIAFRSPGLPVHR
- the sucC gene encoding ADP-forming succinate--CoA ligase subunit beta, which produces MNIHEYQAKAVLASYGVAVPQGKVAFTVEEAVEAAKELGGKGVVKAQIHAGGRGKAGGVKIGKSLQEVEQHARELLGKTLVTHQTGPEGKVVKRLLIEQLTNIQKEYYIGLVVDRNTGRVVMMASGEGGMEIEEVAAKTPEKIFRATIDPAVGLLPYQARQLAYSIGIPNELVKKAAQFMTALYHCFVDKDCSVAEINPLVVTAEGDVMALDAKLNFDDNALYRHPEILELRDLDEEDPKEIEASKYGLNYIALDGNIGCMVNGAGLAMATMDTIKYYGGEPANFLDVGGGATEEKVTEAFKIILSDPKVKGILVNIFGGIMKCDVIASGVVAAARQVGLDKPLVVRLEGTNVDLGKKILNESGLNIIAADSLADAAQRIVSLV
- a CDS encoding EscU/YscU/HrcU family type III secretion system export apparatus switch protein → MERKRAVALQYEQAAAAAPRVVAKGSGAVAEAIVRRAREAGVPVHADAALTEALMAVEVDAVIPEELYVVVAQVLAAVYRAAR
- a CDS encoding YraN family protein, whose protein sequence is MTRRALGRFGERFAAQYLERALGWRVERKNWRCRWGELDLVARTPSGVLVIVEVRTRGTDRYGSALESVTEGKRLRLARLTRRFLADWTGPAPALVRVDVIGLTVSGRRVVALEHIRGAIESVWDE
- a CDS encoding ribonuclease HII; this translates as MRAQAKQAAALERARQLWAQERALVQAVSVYAGVDEAGRGALAGPVVAAAVVVDGPPERWAFVDDSKSLTYRQREILYERIVEEAVSVSVGYATVGEIDEMNILQAARLAMGRAVDGLEVEIGLVLTDGPHPPVFPSAARPALPVVDGDARCLSIAAASIVAKVVRDRWMKGWASRYPEYGFEHHAGYGTPEHLRALAEYGPTPLHRRSFAPVRRACQGTLGLL
- the rplS gene encoding 50S ribosomal protein L19, whose amino-acid sequence is MNILREVTRDQLRTDIPDFRPGDTVRVHVKVREGQRERIQVFEGVVIRRRGGGISETYTVRKISYGVGVERTFPLHSPKVEKIEVVRRGKVRRAKLYYLRGLSGKAARIKEIR
- the ylqF gene encoding ribosome biogenesis GTPase YlqF, which codes for MEPIHWFPGHMAKAKRQMEEALRRVDAALELVDARLPSASSNPMLRDMLGSRPKVLVMTRIDLADPAATRAWVDHFRREGQSVVLVDARSGRGIEGILPALEEAAHALREKEARRGLRPRPLRAMVVGIPNVGKSSLINRLAGRSAAKIGDRPGVTQTQQWIRLGRIELLDTPGVLWPKLTDQRAALALAVSGAIKSDVVDRLLVAAYFVVFASRHYPHALTERYGVQPVADTGPLDSGDAGGLWQAAEPVLQAIAERRGLRRGGGAWDEERAADLLLREVQTGKLGRLSFEWPPDSAGDAPAPASAASEPAGRSDGPAPLEG